The segment GAATAAAGATCCGAAGCAGCAGGTTATAAAAAGACACCGCTGGCTTTGAAAGCGATTACCTTCGGTGATTGCGTGGAGTCTATATAGGCAAAACCCTTTGCTATTGCCTGCCGCCCTTCAACTTCTTTAGGTATATTGAACTGCCTGTCCCAGTCAACAAAGACTGCCGCGCCGTTGTCGTTTTTAAGATTCAGCCAGCAACCTTCAGCCTGGCATGATTCCGTTATCTCACCCTTCACGACAGCTTCCACCTTTTGCTGCCCTTCCATCCTCTTCATCAACTCTGCAACGGAAATAATCTGCACCGTGTCAAAAGTCTGCCCATAATATTTTGGTGGCGCAACCTCCCTTTTACAGGAAACCATAATACTCAGTGAAATCAGGAATGCAAGAATCGTTTTCATGGATTAAAAATGTGA is part of the Chitinophagales bacterium genome and harbors:
- a CDS encoding DUF4920 domain-containing protein, which codes for MKTILAFLISLSIMVSCKREVAPPKYYGQTFDTVQIISVAELMKRMEGQQKVEAVVKGEITESCQAEGCWLNLKNDNGAAVFVDWDRQFNIPKEVEGRQAIAKGFAYIDSTQSPKVIAFKASGVFL